AGATAAACTGCAGCAGAAGATGATGGAAACTGCAGTATTCACTTGCAATGCAGAATGattaataaatgcataaaagcaaaaatgagaagttgttttttcttttcctgttgcCTTTTTGGCAAAAGTTACAATTTTGCGATGAATAGAATTCTAAATAACAGTCCAGAGCGTGGAGGATAGTTTTTGAATGTTTTGCTATCATTGGATTTGTTGTGATGATCTGATTAATATTTTGTTAGACAAGctcagagagacaggaagatCAGATATTCGGTTAAGATTCTCCAGGATACTTGCAGAAGATGGTGTCTGGCTCTGTATCATGTTTGCAGCAGGTCATAGCAGGATAAAGGTTTACAAAGTGCTGGATATATGTAATCATTTTAAGAttgcaatgttttattttgggaCAATACTGATCACTGAGCTCTTTAAAACGTGCATGTGTGATCTGATTATTGCAAGGATCAGATAAATAAGATATCTTGAGAATAAACATGATACATAAGTGGGTAGGAATAATTTGACACATTTttagtttcgttttttttttcaaatccacAATACTTATTCAACAGAGAAGCATTATTtgccattgattttttttttctacatccaactctcacaaaaaaaagtcaggcTGATTAAAAAGCAAACGGAGCAGAGAAGCTGCCCTTTCTGCTGCTTCAATGGGCCGTTCCTCTGTTTATtctatatttattaattttgaaCGTGTCGTGTATTATTGAATTACACCTAAGTCgagaaataactttttttgtaCTCAGGTAACGTAAATTAAATCCACTTTGATGCCTTGCCGCCTGTACTTGAAGAAGTGGGAATCTTATACCCGAGTCTCGTTTCCAACCGAACCGTTTTCAAAGTGACACAAAACAATCGCGTGGATGGATATTTATGCTACAGTATAGCAACGACTGAGTAGGCCTCAATTCAGAACCTGTGGGggacttttttgtttgtttttttgtttatatcGTAGCTTTACATGGAACGATCTAACTTCATCTGTCAGGACACATAGCTCGCGACAGACTTCTCTGTGTCGCAGCTAACGTAAAGTTAGCGAGAATGCTAGTATTATGTTCAACCCATTAGCCGGGTTACCTGACGACCGACAATCCATGTACAGTCAGTCACAAAGTAGCGGGTTTAAGAGTGGCGATAAAACAAGCCCAATCAGCGTCATACTGGTTAGTTCTGGGAGTCGAGGAAACAAACTGCTTTTTAGATACCCTTTCCAAAGAGTGCCAGAATGCCCGTCATCTCTTTCAGGTAAGGCAATAGttagcattattttttatttttgaccagTGAGTCACAGTTTCGTTTCTCTTCAGTCACGAAATATCAGATGATTTCTAGATTTACTTTGTTACTGGAAAACATCAATGATCAAACCAGTTGCAAATTAGCGGATGCCTTAATTGGGTTAAAAATGACgtgatttattgatttcaaTAATCATGTGAACTACCAGTATTCTTTCTGTTTACAAGCAAAACAACGGAGTCCATATGCTCTGAATACAACCGGGGATGGTCCTGAGGATCAGGATGGTGATTCAAGGTATTTTCGTTCCTCATTTCTGGGCTTAGAAACTTATTGCAGGGATATTAACAGCAAATTTTGAGATCTGCACTGTAATTATGCATTATGACCAATTGAACAATCAGCAATAACCATGGCTGAGGTTGCATGAAGAAACTGTGCAAACCGCTTTAACTCTTCCCTGTTCGTACACTAAACCATGTTGATATCTGTttgtaaaaaacacacaataacaagCCGAGAACCATTATTTCTCATCTCTTGTTTTCCAAAAACGTTTCCTTTTACCACACTCTAAGGATGCTAATGTCGATCAGTTTAAAAATTTACTTTGGTAACGGGGTTGTGATAATTTATACTCTTGCAATTTTTTTCAGACAGGAGTTTATAATatttaagaagaagaagcagtaGCTTTATTTGCCATTACTGTATACAACAAGGTTACGAGTGTAAAGTTAGCCCTGAGCCGCTGCAACCTGGCCGACAAAGCCTaatgttcctgttttgtttttgatgggCAACTAGAGTATCTGGTGAAAAATCCATTCATacatggagagaacatgcaaactctatACAGAAAGGCCATGTTAGGGAtgccgggatttgaacccgtgaccacctagttgtgaggcaacagtgccaaCCACTGTGTCACCATGATTTTAACCATAAATAGGGATTAATCAACTGTACTTTATTCATGGTCTTAGTTAATATAATATAAGTTATATATATGACCTGACAATCTTGGTATGAAAGCCTTGGCTTTTGAAAGTCATCTTAAAAATCATCTACTCTATTACTGTCTTACtccataaaatagatttttagaTCTTTTGACGAAGGAAGACTTTACTAAAATGTAAATTCATATATTGTCATTAATTCCAAATAGGTGGCTTATTCAGTTAGATCAGGTGTGCAGTTCGACAAGCAGACCAACATTTTCACATCACACTGTCACCCGTTTGTTCAGATTGtgtgttgtatttttcttttgtttgctttatttattctttttatggCCCAATTCCCATTTCAGAGAACATTCTCCACTAACTGACGAACAGTTGGTAGCAGGGTAAGACCAAATCATTCTAAACCACCTTTCCTTTGCTTAGATCACCCATGTCCATTGTCAATATCCTTCTTTCCTATTTCGTGTCCTATATGGAACTCCACCTCCAGTCTCAGTAAAGTCCTGTTTAATTATAAGGAATGGATCCAGTCGGTTAGTGCTATGGTTAATTATGGGTTTCAATTTTGCTCAGTTCTTTACTGTACACCTTTTATGGCAAAGTTTGAATTCAAAccataattaattttaattgcCATTGATTATATCCTGTAACATGAAGAAAATGCTGATCACTACTGCAACAACTTGTGTTTGTGGGATTAATCTatagtgtgtttattttataatattttttggGAAGATAatggcttcatcttcatccaatTGCTTTGAGTCACTGAAATAAAACCAGCACCACCAGTCTATCacgttctttatttatttatttatttatttgaaaggatgaaaccatctcgtttatGCAAATGGAGACATCACTGGTTCAGCAAGGaggtctcttcctcttctttttcctctagTAGCCACACAGGTTTTTGATGTACTGTGATTATTTTATAATATTGCAGGCAGATGTATCTGATTGATGTAACCACTGTTCAAGACAGGAATGTCAAAATTTAAATTTCAGCTAATTTACACACTCTTTACTTGTCTCAGGTGTCAATTCTGTCGCTTTTAATCCCAACCAGTGCACTTTTCTTATTGAGTCTGTTCTTCCTTCTAAAGGTTCTCTGACATCATTCTCTCCACCATCCTGGCCACAAAATCTGATATGTGTGGaaaaaagtttgaaatgaaGATAGACAATGTTCGATTTGTGGGTCACCCGACTCTGCTCCAGCACCCTCCCGTCATACAGGCACGTAAAAAATGGTTGCTACTAAAAACAGCTGAAGTCATGCTTGGttagaaattaaattaattattgaaTTCTTTATCATTATATTATGTTTTAGGTTTTCTGTCTGACTCTACTTAATGTATAAGGCCAGTTTTTAATCAATGTGACCTTCAAAAaagattttatattattaattttctactgcatttttctgttctgcgggtcacgggagttgctggagcctatcccagcttgctcaTATTAAAAATCACTGAAAACAAATCTTCTTTCTCTGTAGGTTTCAAAGACTGATCCTTCACCTAAGAGAGAAATGCCTACGATGATCTTGTTTAATGTGGTGTTTGCTCTAAGggtatgaaaaaaaaacttctcagTCACATTTTAATTGGGCATCTTTACTGTTTGCTTTTTACTAATTTAAGAaattatgaatttaaattaatttaatttatagatgtttatttaaattatgtGGACTATATACACATTATCCAAATACGTTTAATTTTGATAGCAAAGTCAGATGACTGTGGGTGATGTGTGTTAATCTGCTTCATGATAATATTCCACTATACACTATCTGAAATATCTGGAAACTCTGAGGGTGGAGGGGCAAATTTATAATGCTTAGTCATGCTGTGCAGGCTATTCCTACCCATGCTGAGTCACACCCAGTTTCTTTCCCACTATGGTTGAGATGGGGTAGAAAATGCTCACTCATATTCTGTTTTTGTCTACCAAGGAACTGAGTTATCTGTAGCCTGGAAATTTCCTCAACAGTAACAGTCAAAATTGAGTGACTATTTTTAACATACAATCTCTGGGCAGATatgattcgaacccggtaccgtcTTGGTATAaggtgacagcactaaccactccGCCATCGTTCCGCCGGCTAATCACGTATCatgttttaaaacataaaaacgaCAAGCATCCTGTATTAagtatgtattttaaatatttggtgTATAATTCAAATTATATGTCTAAAGTTTGTTACTGGCTAAAATCTTTATCTCTAAAAGAATTACATTTATGGAATAAAAACTCACATAACAATGATTGTTAAACGACACTGTTTAACTTGGTCTCGACAGGCAAATGCTGACCCGTCTGTCATCAGCTGCATGCATAACCTGTCACGCCGCATCGCAATAGCCCTGCAGCACGAGGAGCAGCGCTGCCAGTACCTGACTAGAGAGGCCAAACTGATGCTGGCTTTCCAGGAGGAAATTACTACCATGACTGAGAGTGAGATAAAAACTAGCAATTTAAAGCTCTGTTCCATTCTCTAGATTTTGAGCACACAACATTATTAATTTGAGCTGTAGCCCAGATattaaaatacagtatatattatatgtttctgtttttccttgTCTAAGCTGATGGAAGCCCCCAGTCCCCATTTAGACAAATTCTTCCCAAATGTAAGCTGGCCAGAGACCTGAAGGAGGCGTATGACAGGTATGTGATGAAACACATATTACttagttatttttgttttcttatttcctTATTTTTATACCATTGTCATAAAAATGAGCAGGAATATGGGCTTTATAGTGTTCATCTGTCCGTGCATAACTGTTTTATGTATCTCACAAGATGTACACACGGAGTTTCACCAGTTCCTACACATTTATTAAGCATGATATATGTGCACCGTGTAGTTGCACCTTTCAAACCTTGTTTTTTGAGTTTATCATGTTCTCCATAGGATAAAACTGAGCAttatacagggggtcgtcgacttgcGACCTATGCGACTCgcgacagttcgactttacggTCGCGCCGgtctgttgttttatttgtctgtttacaACGTGTTTTTatgacataccggaaagcgagcgagcgaatcgagtgtgtGGTCTCACCCACAATGTCTACCAAGatgaaattgtctctttctgctcctcatttacagtataATGTCGTAGCATAATATACTTAGGATAATTTAACATGGGGTGACTTATGACCGTGTCGGCAAacaacaaaaccctcggaaccaattgtgtaCCCTGTGCAGCCTGCTAACGAAAAGATGGAGGATATATTATCTTCAAACGCTTTGTGTTTTGCTATGCTCACTTGATTATGTTCCTTCAGCTGATGTTGTTCTTGCAGCCTTTGCACAACTGGTGTGGTGCGACTTCATATTAACAACTGGCTCGAGGTGAGCTTCTGTTTACCACACAAGATCCACAGGATTGGTGGCAACTATATCCCCCCTGAGGCATTAGAGCGCAGCCTCAAGGCTATAAggtgtgtattttgtttttaagtaaggttattgttttgtttttttgtatgttttcataaaaatctattttcattGGCAGGATCCCTGAAATATAAGTTAATGAAGCACGATAATTATCTTCTTTTTCTGAACACAAATGCAACACGTTTTCTAGCTagataatataacatttatttttgatttatacTGAATGTAGGATTGTGAACTTTGTTCGGCTTATTAGTTCATCAGTTTACATTTTTGTAAGTCAGCAAAAATGTAAACTGATGAACTAATAAGCCGAACACATGCACACTTATGTAAGTAAgcacagattattattattattatagcattatTGTATCACAGTTAAGACTATATAGCATTTTAAAATCTCAGATCTCAAAAGGTGTCTAATCCCCTTCAGTTTGCTAAAACAAAGTAgaattgtgtctttttaatctgATTCAGGCCTGCTCGTTCAGTGAGCTTCAGTATTTAAAGCGTGAGAGAAATCATGACGTTTTTTGTGGAccacactgccacctactggtaCCTCAGCAAACATACATCAGAGTTGTCAtaaataattacctccgccgatgTAATCCTCAGCGTTTGTTGGTCTGTccgactgttagcaagataactcaaaaagctctggacggatctggatgacattttcaggatatattgggaatgttaccaggaacagatgattatgACAGATGATGGTGAAGATCCAGGAGAgatgctggattctggatcgcttcgGGATTTCcgctaacattgcagtcaatggagcttcaagatttgttcctcaatatttctgttgattattgaccgatgtttatggaatttgacacggtcatgtagggtgggggacCTCTATCATACTGCCTAATTtcatccagaatggagtcggtacaaaaatatttaattttaacattgactgATTCACTTACTTTTCATGGGTTGTGTATgacgataccaagaacaattcggaaccttttgatgatagtccagatcaccatgtggatggtgtaaatcccattatgaggggaatgagctgcttaaTGAGCTTAAATCGAAAAGGCTGTAGagggaaaacattttatttttagttactCAGTGATTTGTTTCCGTTGGATATACAATTCCGATGGAAATGTGCAGACTGTTCAAATAGTATTAAAGGAATGTGGTTTTATAAGTTCTACTGATTCACACACAGTCATATGTTGTTTCATCCTCCAGACCCTATCATGCTCTGTTACTGCTAGAAAGTGAGAAGGCACTGCTGAGCCAGCTACCTCTGGACTGCTCACCTGCCATGGTGCGCCTCATCAAAACCTGCTCAGCAGTGAAAAACCTGCAGCAACTTGCACAAGATGCTGACCTGGCCCTACTTCAGGTTCTTACCAAAGATTTTAGTTCCtttttattgaatattgaatatcaATTTAGAATTGCATACAACTGTAAAAACAATGTGAAAACAAATCAGAGACGACACAAATCTAAGAAGTACAATGTCTTCCTCCCTaccattacatttttaatttcaaaacattttgttgttcatcttaatttcattaaaaaaaaaatttcttGCAAATAATTACTAGATATTTCAAATTGCTGCTCACTTGGTGTACTGGGGCAAAGCAATCATCATCTACCCCCTGTGTGAGAACAACGTCTATATGCTGTCTCCGCATGCCAACATCTGTCTGTGAGTGCTCATTTGGTGGAAACTACTTTGCTTTACGTACTTCTTACTTTAGAATAATGAACCATAATAATGGTAGAGCAGCCTTCTGTAGTTtgcatcataaataaaaaaaatatctttgttattgttgttaaaTTCACAATTAAATAA
This genomic window from Brachionichthys hirsutus isolate HB-005 unplaced genomic scaffold, CSIRO-AGI_Bhir_v1 contig_847, whole genome shotgun sequence contains:
- the LOC137914077 gene encoding GATOR1 complex protein NPRL3-like, which produces MFNPLAGLPDDRQSMYSQSQSSGFKSGDKTSPISVILVSSGSRGNKLLFRYPFQRVPECPSSLSAKQRSPYALNTTGDGPEDQDGDSRFSDIILSTILATKSDMCGKKFEMKIDNVRFVGHPTLLQHPPVIQVSKTDPSPKREMPTMILFNVVFALRANADPSVISCMHNLSRRIAIALQHEEQRCQYLTREAKLMLAFQEEITTMTETDGSPQSPFRQILPKCKLARDLKEAYDSLCTTGVVRLHINNWLEVSFCLPHKIHRIGGNYIPPEALERSLKAIRPYHALLLLESEKALLSQLPLDCSPAMVRLIKTCSAVKNLQQLAQDADLALLQIFQIAAHLVYWGKAIIIYPLCENNVYMLSPHANICLYSPFAEQFAQQFPGHDLPSMLAKFSLPVSLAEFRNPLEAPAQEIQLIQMVVWMLQRRLLIQLHTYVCLLVPPSEEEPGVRDEDPPLATRVGGRSLSTPSALSFGSPTSSDDMTLTSPSMDNSSAELLPGGDSLLNKRMTETLLASLSEHDRRAILNIPSAQNQEDLRMFARLLHYFQGHHHLEEIMYNENMRRSHLKTLFDKFRSVLVVTNHEDPIISIFQSPTE